Proteins encoded in a region of the Dorea longicatena genome:
- a CDS encoding thiamine pyrophosphate-binding protein — MKMCYTDEENILILISLLKAHGIRKIIASPGTTNISFVGSVQSDPFFEVYSAVDERAAAFMACGLAEESEEPVVLSCTGATASRNYIPGLTEAYYRHLPVLAITSTQHTGRIGHYYAQVIDRSVTFPDVVKKSIQLPSVFSEEDRQYTITAVNDGLLELVHREKGPVHFNLTTVYSAQFTTEELPKCRVIHRIMTDEFPKIPVGKIGIYVGAHEAFSPELTAAIDAFCEANNAVVICDQISNYRGKYRFLASLVNNQEKEFGTRIFDLIIYIGSVHGTYLRFVGEQLWRVNPDGEIRDCFRNLTYVFEMEETTFFKHYSEKQQENTLIDICIQAQKKVNRLVPEVPFSNIWIAKETADRIPANSVIHFGILNSLRSWNFFETPEDVLCYANTGGFGIDGCLSSCIGAAISNPKKEHYLIIGDLAFFYDLNSICNAIPCNVHILLVNNGVGTEFKNYDNRAAMFGMDADPFMAAKGHNGFRNSELVKKLCANLGVMYMCAFSKEEYNRQKEQWLCKHKSPVLLEVFTNDKEESQALLMMNSLAKNTGIKAELRKTLVYKFAKRLFRR; from the coding sequence ATGAAGATGTGTTACACAGATGAAGAGAACATATTGATTTTAATATCACTATTGAAAGCTCACGGTATTAGAAAAATTATTGCATCGCCGGGGACAACTAATATTAGTTTTGTCGGGTCCGTTCAAAGTGATCCTTTTTTTGAAGTCTATTCGGCTGTAGACGAGAGAGCAGCGGCTTTTATGGCCTGTGGTTTGGCAGAAGAAAGTGAGGAACCGGTTGTATTGAGCTGCACTGGTGCGACAGCATCCCGTAATTATATTCCAGGATTGACAGAAGCTTATTATAGACATCTACCGGTTTTGGCGATTACATCGACGCAGCATACAGGGCGCATAGGACACTATTATGCACAGGTTATTGATAGAAGCGTAACATTTCCAGATGTAGTGAAAAAAAGTATTCAACTTCCGTCTGTCTTTTCGGAGGAGGACAGGCAATATACGATAACTGCAGTAAATGATGGCTTGTTGGAACTTGTGCATAGGGAAAAAGGACCGGTTCATTTTAATTTGACAACAGTTTATTCTGCTCAATTTACAACAGAAGAACTTCCAAAATGTAGAGTTATACATAGAATAATGACCGATGAATTCCCGAAAATACCAGTTGGTAAGATTGGAATTTATGTTGGAGCACATGAGGCATTCAGTCCTGAGTTGACTGCAGCAATAGATGCATTTTGTGAAGCAAATAATGCAGTGGTGATTTGCGATCAGATTAGCAATTATCGTGGGAAATACCGTTTTCTGGCAAGTCTGGTGAACAATCAGGAAAAAGAGTTTGGAACCAGAATTTTTGATCTGATAATATATATTGGTTCTGTGCATGGAACATATCTGAGATTTGTTGGAGAACAGCTGTGGCGAGTGAATCCGGATGGTGAAATTAGAGACTGCTTCCGAAATCTGACCTATGTTTTTGAGATGGAGGAAACGACTTTTTTTAAGCACTATTCAGAAAAACAGCAGGAAAATACTTTAATAGATATATGCATTCAGGCTCAGAAAAAGGTAAATCGGTTAGTTCCGGAAGTTCCGTTTTCAAATATTTGGATTGCCAAAGAAACCGCAGATAGAATTCCGGCAAATTCGGTGATTCATTTTGGAATTTTAAATTCTTTGAGATCTTGGAACTTTTTTGAAACGCCAGAGGATGTGTTATGTTATGCGAATACGGGAGGCTTTGGGATTGATGGATGTTTATCTTCTTGTATTGGAGCAGCTATAAGCAATCCGAAAAAAGAACATTATCTGATAATAGGAGATTTAGCCTTTTTTTATGATCTTAATTCAATTTGCAATGCTATACCGTGTAATGTGCATATTCTTTTAGTAAATAATGGAGTTGGAACAGAATTTAAAAATTATGATAACAGAGCAGCGATGTTTGGGATGGATGCAGATCCTTTCATGGCTGCTAAAGGACATAATGGATTTCGAAATTCAGAGCTTGTGAAGAAGTTATGTGCCAATCTTGGAGTTATGTATATGTGTGCTTTTTCGAAAGAAGAATATAACAGACAAAAAGAACAATGGTTATGTAAACATAAGAGTCCCGTACTATTAGAAGTATTTACAAATGATAAGGAAGAAAGCCAGGCATTATTAATGATGAATTCATTGGCGAAAAATACTGGCATAAAAGCCGAGTTAAGAAAAACTTTAGTGTATAAATTTGCTAAGAGATTATTCAGGAGATAA
- a CDS encoding aldo/keto reductase: protein MEYTEFGKTQLRVSRMCLGTWGIGGAGWDSYSDESRMDAIKAAVDCGINFIDTAPAYNGGRAEQYIGEVVHKLGVRKEVILATKCGNEFINGKYVRCGSADKIMRECEESLRNLKTDYIDVYLVHWPDPNVPMEETMDALNTLKKQGKILHIGVSNFTKEQMEEAEKYCAIEAYQPQYSMVDRKWEQLIRWACAQKMGVMTYGTLGGGILTGKYRELKEYGVDDNRNRFYPYFKEPLFSKVMLLLRTMDQISEERNVPLSQIALNWTLQRPFISSCIIGAQSRDKIEENCKVFEWKLSDDEMQLLEQALKKTII, encoded by the coding sequence ATGGAATATACAGAATTTGGAAAGACACAACTTCGTGTATCCAGGATGTGTCTTGGTACATGGGGAATCGGAGGTGCCGGATGGGATTCTTATTCCGACGAAAGCCGGATGGATGCGATCAAGGCAGCAGTAGATTGTGGAATCAATTTTATTGATACGGCACCTGCCTACAACGGAGGCAGGGCAGAACAGTATATCGGAGAAGTTGTGCACAAACTTGGCGTCAGGAAAGAAGTGATCCTGGCTACCAAGTGTGGAAATGAATTTATTAATGGAAAATATGTACGCTGCGGGTCGGCAGATAAGATCATGCGGGAATGCGAAGAATCACTCCGTAATCTGAAGACAGATTATATCGATGTATATCTGGTCCACTGGCCGGATCCGAATGTTCCGATGGAAGAGACAATGGATGCGCTTAATACATTGAAAAAGCAAGGAAAGATTCTGCATATCGGAGTATCGAATTTTACAAAAGAACAGATGGAAGAAGCAGAAAAATATTGTGCTATAGAAGCATATCAGCCACAGTATTCTATGGTAGATCGGAAATGGGAGCAGCTGATCCGGTGGGCCTGTGCTCAGAAAATGGGAGTTATGACTTATGGAACGCTCGGAGGAGGCATTTTAACCGGAAAATACAGAGAACTCAAGGAATATGGTGTGGATGATAACCGAAACCGGTTTTACCCATATTTTAAAGAACCGTTGTTTTCAAAAGTAATGCTTCTTTTAAGAACAATGGATCAGATCAGTGAGGAACGAAATGTTCCATTGTCGCAGATTGCATTGAACTGGACCTTGCAGAGACCTTTTATTTCTTCTTGTATTATAGGAGCGCAGAGCCGCGATAAAATTGAGGAGAACTGCAAGGTATTTGAGTGGAAATTAAGCGATGATGAGATGCAGCTGCTGGAACAGGCTTTGAAAAAGACTATTATATAA
- a CDS encoding IS110 family transposase: MAKLNHFASAISSDGEELIKPFKFTNDNDGFQLLISKLDSLDKDSLIIGLESTTHYGDNLVRYLVAKNYKVCVLNPIKTSTMRKNNIRKTKTDKVDTYIICKTLMMQESLRFVTFYDLDLMD, from the coding sequence ATTGCCAAACTCAATCACTTTGCCTCAGCCATATCTTCTGATGGTGAAGAATTAATCAAGCCGTTCAAATTTACAAATGACAATGATGGCTTCCAACTGCTGATTTCCAAGCTAGATTCTCTAGACAAGGACAGCCTCATCATTGGTCTTGAATCGACGACACACTACGGCGACAACCTTGTTCGATATCTTGTTGCTAAGAATTACAAAGTGTGTGTGTTGAACCCCATCAAGACTTCTACTATGCGTAAGAACAACATTCGCAAAACGAAGACTGACAAAGTCGACACATACATCATTTGCAAAACTCTCATGATGCAGGAATCTCTCAGATTTGTGACCTTCTATGATCTTGATCTGATGGACTAA
- a CDS encoding CpsB/CapC family capsule biosynthesis tyrosine phosphatase: MQNDIQPVHYLNENSTLRKDISDTFQRILKEDDKEETETQIMLKDYLLHELMFYKPYQRNFVNRNTNEKSRKCFCDECEWRYVPNVRGIGLQQAIPEYEIPNTGLLTTYYDMGVYIQVNADSITGGAGRKIKKFIGALLDEELIYCVGTDAHDKKHRPPKMKKAAMLFPFVQVVTAC; the protein is encoded by the coding sequence ATGCAAAATGATATTCAACCAGTTCATTATCTAAATGAAAATTCTACTTTACGAAAGGATATATCAGATACATTTCAAAGAATACTTAAGGAAGATGATAAAGAAGAAACAGAAACACAAATAATGCTAAAGGACTACTTACTTCATGAACTTATGTTTTATAAGCCGTATCAAAGGAATTTTGTGAATAGAAATACTAATGAAAAATCAAGAAAATGTTTTTGTGATGAATGTGAATGGAGATATGTTCCTAATGTTAGAGGGATTGGCTTACAGCAGGCGATACCAGAATATGAGATACCTAATACAGGCTTATTGACTACATACTACGATATGGGCGTGTACATACAGGTCAACGCAGACAGCATCACTGGCGGCGCAGGAAGAAAGATTAAGAAATTCATAGGAGCACTTCTGGACGAAGAACTGATATACTGCGTCGGAACCGATGCACACGATAAAAAGCACAGACCGCCGAAGATGAAGAAGGCAGCTATGTTATTTCCTTTTGTACAAGTGGTGACAGCCTGTTGA
- a CDS encoding thiamine pyrophosphate-binding protein has protein sequence MKKIEYLIYTKEVEPSMVVQQFKKDNIKCILALDVRSAVYYATGISAQCGEIVAVCVDGSNASRSAFSGMTEAFYRQLPVILITLGNSLDYTMELKDVVLGHYLVKDAKEILNFANYKLPAHIELGEEIIIDTEVESLKLQEALMEAVSEKDYLYFSPRFQTKEKDFMCKCISGGMSRCKDGTLSNVLGASLAQKRRRYIGVVTEEEFLHDMNTLGNIHANKDLFFIVISQKFEKMIGDYARTLNYEVICEAEDNICGTSLKRLFENGKQTIFIMLKK, from the coding sequence ATGAAAAAGATAGAATATCTTATTTATACAAAAGAAGTAGAGCCAAGCATGGTTGTACAACAATTTAAAAAGGATAATATAAAATGTATTTTGGCGCTGGATGTAAGATCTGCTGTATATTACGCTACTGGAATTAGTGCTCAGTGCGGAGAGATTGTTGCTGTATGTGTGGATGGGAGCAATGCGTCTAGAAGTGCTTTTTCTGGAATGACAGAAGCGTTCTACCGACAACTGCCGGTGATACTGATCACTTTGGGAAATAGTCTGGATTACACAATGGAGTTGAAAGATGTTGTATTGGGACATTATCTGGTAAAGGATGCAAAGGAAATTTTGAACTTTGCGAATTATAAGCTTCCGGCACACATTGAGCTTGGAGAGGAAATAATTATAGATACAGAAGTAGAATCTTTGAAATTACAAGAAGCTTTGATGGAAGCAGTTTCGGAAAAAGATTATCTTTATTTTTCGCCGAGATTTCAGACAAAGGAAAAAGATTTTATGTGTAAGTGCATAAGTGGTGGAATGTCTAGGTGTAAGGATGGAACATTGTCAAATGTTCTTGGCGCTTCTTTAGCTCAAAAAAGAAGACGCTATATAGGAGTTGTTACGGAGGAGGAATTTCTTCATGATATGAACACACTTGGGAACATTCATGCGAATAAGGATCTTTTCTTTATTGTTATTTCTCAAAAATTTGAAAAAATGATTGGAGATTATGCAAGAACATTGAATTATGAAGTGATATGTGAAGCGGAAGACAATATTTGTGGAACGAGCTTGAAGAGGTTATTTGAAAACGGAAAACAAACGATTTTCATCATGCTCAAAAAATAG
- a CDS encoding transposase, whose product MDEIFPELQYFFKSGLHQKSVYALLKEAPTPEAIASMHMTHLAHFLKVNSHGRFDKKMAQQLRVLAQKSIGASDSSLSIQVTHTIQQIELLDSQLERVEAEMTEIMKFNDSVIMTIPGIGYINGGMILGEIGDIHHFSSLNKLLAYADLDPSVYQSGNFQAKKTRMSKRGSKVLRYALVNAAHNVVKSNAAFKTYYDAKMAEGRTHYNALGHCAGKLVRIIWKMMTDNLEFNLE is encoded by the coding sequence GTGGATGAGATATTCCCTGAATTGCAGTATTTCTTCAAATCAGGTCTGCATCAAAAATCTGTCTATGCGCTTCTAAAAGAAGCACCAACACCGGAAGCTATTGCTTCTATGCATATGACTCATCTGGCTCATTTTCTCAAAGTGAACTCGCATGGACGCTTTGACAAAAAGATGGCTCAGCAGTTAAGAGTTCTCGCACAGAAGTCTATCGGTGCCAGCGACAGTTCTCTATCTATCCAGGTAACTCACACAATTCAACAAATAGAGTTACTCGATAGCCAATTAGAAAGAGTTGAAGCTGAAATGACGGAAATCATGAAATTCAATGATTCTGTCATTATGACCATTCCTGGTATCGGATATATCAATGGAGGAATGATACTTGGCGAAATCGGTGATATCCACCATTTCTCCAGCCTCAACAAGCTGCTTGCATATGCCGATTTGGACCCTTCTGTCTATCAGTCTGGAAACTTTCAGGCTAAGAAGACCAGAATGTCAAAACGTGGATCTAAAGTCCTCAGATATGCACTTGTTAATGCAGCTCACAATGTTGTTAAAAGCAATGCCGCCTTCAAGACTTACTATGACGCCAAGATGGCTGAAGGCCGGACTCACTATAATGCTCTTGGGCACTGTGCCGGCAAGCTCGTCAGAATCATCTGGAAAATGATGACTGACAACCTGGAATTTAACCTCGAATAA
- a CDS encoding DUF2971 domain-containing protein — translation MWSEYSDFMGYCMEVEYGKLKETFQEHCGNDSTLFDGKVIYDHDEQTELLEDTIERLLLSDGEDYKTIHGWDDLDSAEEEDVKLFVDHISVICLLYNMFFKKECFAQEQEYRMVFLCVHKREHQVPENSIPVEYRIKDEVFIPFIKMKLGDISCLKSVCVGTKNTSDLAVKGLRHYFGSRNLEVRVKKSEIPLRY, via the coding sequence ATGTGGTCGGAGTATTCGGATTTCATGGGATATTGCATGGAAGTCGAATATGGAAAATTGAAGGAAACATTTCAGGAACATTGCGGGAATGACAGCACGTTATTTGACGGAAAAGTGATATATGATCATGATGAACAGACAGAATTACTGGAAGATACCATAGAGCGGCTTCTGTTATCGGATGGAGAAGATTATAAAACCATTCATGGCTGGGATGATTTGGATAGCGCAGAAGAAGAGGATGTCAAATTATTTGTAGATCATATCTCAGTGATCTGCCTGTTGTATAATATGTTCTTCAAAAAGGAATGTTTTGCACAGGAGCAGGAATATCGCATGGTGTTCCTCTGTGTACATAAAAGAGAGCATCAAGTGCCGGAAAATAGCATTCCGGTGGAATATCGGATAAAAGATGAAGTATTTATTCCGTTTATAAAAATGAAGCTTGGAGATATAAGTTGTTTAAAATCTGTTTGCGTTGGGACGAAGAATACAAGTGATCTGGCGGTTAAGGGATTGCGGCATTATTTTGGAAGCAGAAATCTGGAAGTGCGTGTGAAAAAGTCGGAGATTCCGCTGCGGTATTGA
- a CDS encoding acyltransferase has product MEESKKKKIRFGYIDLLETIAIICIVFYHGAIGNANILSGKMTGYVNYFIQTLVAVAVPLFFVVNGFLLFGRGFNLKKHIRKTIRVAAIAIIWGVITIIFLMFIRGEYLSAKEFLLTFWQTRPNWTSHLWFLGELVCIYLLFPVLYYIHRDQRKIFIYFVVIGIAMIFGNTFLNEMGMLATVVIRHPKNISGINFFNMFNPFTGNNPCDIIYFCIGGLIYTYKNILEKVHIMKCKVLMVLGFLLNNICLFIIGILYSKITNTFWDTVWEGRSTIFVLLNAIYVFLFFMDFNKNNRLQKQSEITLKDRFCKCIEVISKNTMGIYLVHVLVLRTIEKFSIQASFTSNITVGIIYSIVVTLISLIITLCVKRIPVVGKFI; this is encoded by the coding sequence ATGGAAGAGAGTAAGAAAAAGAAGATAAGATTTGGATATATTGACTTGTTGGAAACGATTGCGATAATATGTATAGTTTTTTATCATGGTGCGATTGGAAATGCAAACATCTTGAGCGGGAAAATGACAGGGTATGTTAATTATTTTATTCAGACATTAGTAGCGGTAGCAGTTCCGCTGTTCTTTGTGGTTAATGGATTTCTGTTATTTGGAAGAGGATTTAATCTGAAAAAACATATAAGAAAGACAATTCGGGTTGCAGCCATTGCTATCATATGGGGCGTAATTACGATCATATTTTTAATGTTTATTCGGGGAGAATACTTGAGTGCAAAAGAATTTTTGCTTACGTTTTGGCAGACAAGGCCGAACTGGACAAGTCACTTGTGGTTTTTGGGAGAACTTGTGTGTATTTACCTGTTATTTCCGGTATTATATTACATTCATCGTGATCAGAGAAAAATATTTATATACTTTGTAGTTATCGGAATTGCAATGATATTTGGAAATACTTTTCTCAATGAGATGGGGATGTTGGCAACAGTTGTAATACGTCATCCAAAGAATATAAGTGGTATTAATTTTTTCAATATGTTCAATCCGTTTACAGGGAATAATCCTTGTGATATTATATATTTCTGTATTGGAGGATTAATATATACATATAAAAATATATTGGAAAAAGTGCATATTATGAAATGCAAAGTTTTGATGGTTCTGGGCTTTTTGCTAAATAACATATGTTTATTTATAATTGGTATATTATATTCAAAAATAACGAATACATTTTGGGACACGGTATGGGAAGGTAGGAGTACAATTTTTGTATTACTTAACGCGATTTATGTATTTCTATTTTTTATGGATTTTAATAAAAATAATAGATTACAAAAACAGTCGGAGATCACTTTAAAGGATAGATTCTGTAAGTGTATTGAAGTGATATCAAAGAATACGATGGGAATATATCTTGTTCATGTATTAGTTCTTAGAACGATAGAAAAGTTTTCAATACAAGCTTCTTTTACTTCCAATATTACAGTGGGAATTATATATAGTATAGTAGTTACGTTGATTTCTTTAATAATTACATTATGTGTTAAAAGAATTCCGGTGGTAGGTAAATTCATCTAA
- a CDS encoding RICIN domain-containing protein: MLQIIKIALEKYKISRDNKNYVILKNKNSGKVLSINGGSAKNSANIEQRDYKDEKSQKWIAVKQTNGRIVFLSALDADYCVDLQAAIAANVSNIQLYSMNNTLAQQWKAVEYFVS; encoded by the coding sequence GTGTTGCAAATCATTAAAATAGCACTGGAAAAATACAAGATAAGTCGTGATAATAAAAATTATGTGATTTTGAAAAATAAGAATTCAGGTAAAGTATTGAGTATAAATGGCGGTTCGGCAAAGAATTCTGCCAATATAGAACAACGAGACTATAAAGATGAAAAATCACAGAAATGGATTGCGGTAAAGCAGACAAATGGTCGAATCGTTTTCTTATCTGCATTAGATGCAGATTATTGCGTAGATCTTCAGGCAGCGATCGCAGCAAATGTAAGTAATATTCAACTCTATAGTATGAATAATACGTTGGCACAGCAATGGAAAGCAGTGGAATATTTTGTCTCCTAG
- a CDS encoding lipopolysaccharide biosynthesis protein — protein MQKKVNQLKMGAILSYLSIVIQSLCAIIYTPVMLRLLGQNEYGLYQLGSSAVSYLSLLSFGFNSSYVKFYFEYKVKGEEEKIRRLNSIFLLVFCCLAIVSCIVGGVMIASANLIFNSSLSPADVHQVRILMFVLVLSTALTFPNIIFDCYITAHEKYIFQRLILIGATVLLPILTLPLLYMGYKSTALVAVNLFISVFRTVMNVYYCIVKLEMKFQFHGMQLKVLKNVGSFSIFIFLNEIASQINWNVDKVILGAVQGASVVAVYSVGSQFNQYFINMSTAVSNVFIPRVNKMVAERQGDDALTALFIKIGRVQYVVLSAILGGYLLYGKFFIMKWAGEGYDAAYYVGALVMIPAIIPLIQNIGIEIQKAKNMHKFRSIVYFIIAFANLGISVPLGKYYGAIGAAFGTTLATVVGNIILMNWYYQTKIGLNIKAFFKSMIRPTIVLIIAYMEGLLVKSFFAVDSWFDFISQGAIFICVYGILLYRWGFNQEEKENVRRMFKRN, from the coding sequence ATGCAAAAGAAAGTAAATCAGCTTAAGATGGGGGCGATACTAAGTTATCTGTCAATTGTGATCCAGAGCTTATGTGCGATTATATATACACCGGTAATGCTGAGACTTTTAGGTCAGAATGAATATGGATTATATCAATTAGGAAGCTCGGCTGTATCGTATCTTAGTTTGCTGAGTTTTGGATTTAACAGTTCATATGTTAAGTTCTATTTTGAATATAAGGTAAAAGGGGAAGAAGAGAAAATCCGTAGATTGAATAGTATTTTCCTGTTGGTATTTTGTTGCCTTGCAATCGTTTCGTGTATCGTAGGAGGTGTGATGATTGCTTCGGCGAATCTGATTTTTAACAGTAGCCTTTCACCAGCGGACGTACATCAGGTACGAATTTTGATGTTTGTACTGGTTCTTTCAACAGCATTAACATTTCCGAATATTATTTTTGACTGTTATATTACGGCTCATGAAAAATATATTTTTCAGCGACTTATCCTTATTGGCGCAACAGTATTACTTCCGATTTTAACATTACCCTTATTGTATATGGGATATAAATCCACAGCATTAGTAGCAGTTAACTTATTTATATCTGTATTTAGAACAGTAATGAATGTGTATTATTGTATTGTAAAATTGGAAATGAAATTTCAATTTCATGGAATGCAGCTAAAAGTGTTAAAGAATGTTGGCTCATTTTCGATATTCATATTTTTAAATGAGATTGCATCACAGATAAATTGGAATGTGGACAAAGTTATCTTAGGTGCAGTTCAGGGAGCAAGCGTGGTAGCTGTTTATTCAGTTGGTAGTCAGTTTAATCAGTATTTTATTAATATGTCGACTGCAGTGTCAAATGTATTTATTCCCCGTGTCAATAAGATGGTAGCGGAAAGACAGGGAGATGATGCATTGACTGCATTGTTCATTAAAATTGGACGTGTACAGTATGTAGTCCTTTCAGCTATCCTGGGAGGATATCTGCTATACGGAAAATTCTTTATTATGAAATGGGCCGGAGAAGGGTATGATGCGGCATATTATGTTGGGGCATTGGTTATGATTCCGGCAATTATACCATTAATTCAGAACATTGGAATAGAAATTCAGAAAGCAAAGAATATGCACAAATTCCGGTCGATTGTGTATTTTATAATCGCATTTGCAAATCTGGGAATAAGTGTACCATTAGGAAAATATTATGGTGCGATTGGTGCCGCTTTTGGAACAACATTGGCAACAGTTGTTGGAAATATAATTTTAATGAACTGGTATTATCAGACCAAGATTGGGCTGAATATTAAGGCATTCTTTAAGAGCATGATCCGTCCAACAATTGTGTTGATAATAGCATATATGGAAGGATTGTTGGTAAAAAGCTTTTTTGCAGTAGATTCGTGGTTTGATTTTATTAGTCAGGGTGCAATATTTATCTGTGTATATGGGATTCTCCTTTATAGATGGGGATTCAATCAGGAAGAAAAAGAAAATGTCAGAAGAATGTTTAAGAGAAACTAA
- a CDS encoding acyltransferase family protein: MQENKTKARNNSLDIVKFIAALLVVGVHANFLNDISPTVAKVVNAALGRMAVPFFACVTGYFLTKHEKKDSRGWIKNIKSLLSYYVVFSVIYIIWGFTQHEFAGLSVGDLIYTIVKRFVMYGTYYHLWFFPCMILGVVILHFAIKWKCEKIFWIIGILCYVFGACTYTWYGIGEHFIPGLDRLMQWFDFTYIHRFTTAILPFTFLGNYISAVENKWLNEEKMINRKTAKICLTVAILFNCFEIWLAGNMGLSEGTAGSFGVLFVILLLFIVLLQNPLTTEGASKAGKFCRDSSILIYGLHPLVLEAIARRIDVTLPETMLWAITIIVLCIVNIVWTKLWKMRS, from the coding sequence ATGCAAGAAAATAAAACAAAAGCAAGAAATAATTCGTTGGATATTGTCAAATTTATTGCAGCACTTTTGGTTGTAGGTGTACACGCTAACTTTTTAAATGACATATCACCAACTGTTGCGAAAGTAGTAAATGCGGCTTTGGGAAGAATGGCAGTTCCTTTTTTTGCATGTGTTACAGGATATTTCCTTACAAAACACGAGAAAAAAGATAGCAGGGGATGGATAAAAAATATTAAATCATTATTGAGCTATTATGTTGTGTTTAGTGTGATTTATATTATATGGGGATTCACGCAACATGAGTTTGCCGGATTGTCTGTTGGCGATTTGATATATACGATCGTGAAGCGTTTTGTGATGTATGGAACATATTATCATTTATGGTTTTTCCCTTGTATGATATTAGGAGTTGTAATTTTGCATTTTGCTATAAAATGGAAATGTGAAAAGATATTCTGGATTATTGGCATACTTTGTTATGTGTTTGGAGCATGTACGTATACATGGTATGGCATAGGCGAACATTTTATACCTGGGCTGGATCGTTTAATGCAGTGGTTCGATTTTACATATATTCATCGTTTTACTACAGCAATATTACCATTTACTTTTCTTGGAAATTATATTTCTGCTGTGGAGAATAAATGGCTGAATGAAGAAAAGATGATTAACCGGAAAACGGCGAAGATATGTTTGACAGTAGCTATACTTTTTAATTGTTTTGAAATATGGTTGGCAGGTAATATGGGCTTATCAGAAGGGACGGCAGGAAGTTTTGGAGTACTTTTTGTTATTTTATTATTATTTATAGTGTTATTACAGAACCCGTTAACTACAGAAGGCGCTTCGAAGGCTGGAAAGTTCTGTCGTGATTCATCAATTTTGATTTATGGATTACATCCGTTGGTATTGGAAGCTATAGCAAGGAGGATAGATGTGACGCTGCCGGAAACGATGTTATGGGCAATAACCATTATTGTTTTGTGCATTGTTAATATTGTATGGACGAAATTGTGGAAGATGAGAAGTTAG